In the genome of Piliocolobus tephrosceles isolate RC106 chromosome 20, ASM277652v3, whole genome shotgun sequence, the window ggaactcctaaaactcaataaaaagacATGCCCGTAAACAAAGGGGCGAGGGCACAGAAGACTTTAACagacctttcacaaaaattaaaattaaaattaaattgaaaataaatggccaataagcacatgaacagatgcttcacATTTTTAgttaccagggaaatgcaaatgaaaaccacaatgagcagCCACTACATACATACCCAAGTGGTCaaaactaaaaagtataaaaagttaGAAACTTCAAATGCCGACCAGGATGTAGAGCAATGGGAACCCATAGTTTATGGAAACataaaatgataacattttggAGAAAGGtctgacagtttcttataaaattaaacatacacctgctctttgacccagcaattccactcttaaaTACCTGGCCAAAGGATATGAGAAATATATGTCTACAAAGGAACTTGCACAGACAGCAGCCTtgttcataataaccaaaaacttTAAAGCAGCCCATCAACAGTTGAATGGATAAATTCATAATACTACATAGTAATAAAAAGAattgtgggccgggtgcagtggctcaagcctgtaatcccagcactttgggaggccgagacgggcggatcacgaggtcaggagatcgaggccatcctggctaacacggtgaaacctcgtctctactaaaaatacaaaaaactagctgggtgcggtggcaggcgcctgtagtcccagctactcgggaggctgaggcaggagaatggcgggaacccgggaggcagagcttgcagtgagctgagatctggccactgccctccagcctgggcaacagagcaagactccgtctcaaaaaaaaaaaaaaagaattgtggaTACATGCAAGAACATGGATGATTCTCAAAAACATTCttcccatgagaaaaaaaaaaaaaagccttacacagtatacatactatatgatttccTTTATATTTAGTTCTGGAACAGATTGTGGGAAAAAATCAGAATAGTAGTTGCCTCTGGAAGGTGGTAGAGGAGCAGGGATTGACTAGGAAAGGGTATTGGCCAATTTTCTGGGCTTTTAGGAATGTTTAGTATCATGACAGGAGTTCAGGTTACATAGGTgtgtgcatttgtcaaaactcagtcAATGTGTACTTTGGATTTGTGCATTTCACTGTATGTGAATTTTACATCAAAAGAAAAACGCAATCAAATACTAAACTCTAGTTAATTATATGCATGCTGAACTACTTAAAGGAAGTTTACTAATGTCTGCACAAGATGGGATGATGGATGTATAGACAAATATGTGGTAAAGTACAAGTATAGTAAAATGTAAATAGTAGAATCTAGGTGGTGGAAAACAGGTGCTCATTCTTTCAATTTTGTTTgaacatttttgtaataaaagaACCACTTATTTGGGGGGTTTGCAGCCAATGGAGACACTAGAAGCTAAGAGGGGCAGGAAGTTCCTCTTactttgggaaatgcaaattaaaaccacaatggttTTCCCAAAAGTAATTGACCTTTTTCAGTCAATGTCTCCTCAACTATCAGATGGGTAAAATGGCAGGGGGGGGAGCTCCCTATTATTAAGCATTTCCTGGTGGGTGGAAACGTCTTGAACTGGGTGCGGTCTCAAGCTGGTTACTCGCGCTGCCTACTCCCTCTCGTGTCCTCGCAATACCCCGCTTAGACCCACCAGCTCGGAGGCAATCTTCGCGACCTGCGCAGGCGGCCGCTCTGATAACCGCATCCCGGTTTCCGGGACGGCATCGGAAGTCACTTCTCATACGCCTTTCCTATTGGATACCGGCTTTTCATGGGGCCGAGCGCCGCTGGGTAGGCGGAAGTAGCCGCAGGCATGGCGGCGGCTATGCCGCTTGCTCTGCTCGTCCTGCTGCTCCTGGGGCCCAGAGGCTGGTGCCTTGCAGAACCCCCACGCGACAGCCTGCGGGAGGAACTTGTCGTCACCCCACTGCCTTCCGGGGACGTAGCCGCCACATTCCAGTTCCGCACGCGCTGGGATTCGGAGCTTCAGCGGAAAGGAGGTGAGGGCGCGAGATCTGACCAGATAAAGACTTCCGTGGTGCCTGCTGGCTGGCCATAGGATGGAGGCAAACTTTGGGGGCGGGGCCTAATTCCTGAGTGGAGTTCTGGATCCTGGATGTAGACCCCGACGAGGTAGGGATTGTCACTCACCTGATCCCTTTTCCACAGTGTCTCATTACAGGCTCTTTCCCAAAGCCTTGGGGCAGCTGATCTCCAAGTATTCTCTACGGGAGCTGCACCTGTCATTCACACAAGGCTTTTGGAGGACCCGATACTGGGGACCACCCTTCCTGCAGGCCCCATCAGGTGCAGAGCTCTGGGTCTGGTTCCAAGACACTGTCACTGAGTGAGTGCACACCTTGGGCCCCATTGCAGGCCATGGAGGGAATGTGGCTGGGAAGGTGTTGTCATCCTGCCACTGCTCTTGGGGACAGCATTTCCAGTAGGCAGCGATTCCATGGGGGTAGAGCTGGCACTGGAAGTAAGAAATGTTACCGCAGATGAATAAACTTCCCAATCCTAAAACTTTCAGAACTGAGATAGCACATGCATATCCCTGGAGAGGCAAATAGCAAACAGTTCATGCTTATTTGGAGGTAAGGCAGTAGAAAACTGGCAActggataactttttaaaaggcattcattaatatttttttaaatgataataaatatcaCAAAGGCCAACCATAACATATCTGTGTGTTACAACTGGCCAACAGGATGCTATATCACAGTGTTAGAGAAACTGCTTTTGTTTGGGAGGGGGCAGGTCTAGTTACTGTGCCTGTACTACAAACCACTATTTCCCAGTGGCTGCTGTGGCTATCCTGTTTAGAATAGAACTTTTCTGTGCAGTGGTTGCAAACATGTCTCCATGGGCCACATAGGTAAGAAATGaataaaggtattttaaaaattggcaaacaCAGGAATGAGAAATATATCTCATTCTCCTCTTAATCCCACTGTAAGAAATCAATAGTGCAAGTATGATATAACATGTTTTAGGGCAATAAAAGGGAGCAGCAGGAATTGTGGCAGACTAGAGAGTTTGTGCAACATTCTAGGGAAGACAGCTCTGCCACTCAGCTTCTATGGATTGTTGCCATGTGGGAATAGAGGCCTAACGTGTTCAGACTCAAatgtttcaataaaaatgttttgtagaaacaaggtctcactctattgcccaggctggtctcaaactcctgggttcaagtgatcctcctgcctcagcctcccaaagtgttgggattacaggcaagaacccccacacctggcctcatttttcaAGAGATGCCAGAAATCTGGaatttattgtgaaaattagaaaattcaaatatcagcaagtaatttaaaaaattttaaagtgctgTGCAGGTCAATGTTGTCCTTACCAAATGAAGCATGTTTATGGTTTGGGTAGAGTTTTCAGGCTTCaagtttgccatttttatttgacACTTAAGGACTGGAGCAGTTGAAAACCTCTGTAGATAGAATTATCAAAAGCCCCCAGACAACACTAAGGAATAAGGAATAAGCAGTGACTCCCTAGCTTGCCAAGACTTTCTCTCTTGCCTCAACTCTGGCTCCCCTACCCTTTCCTGTCTACTCTGCTGTCACTGTCTCCCCTCAGCCCATAATTGCCTGAAATGTGGAACTAATGCTTAGAATTATTTCTAGTGCTTATTAAGTTTTATGGCTTTCTATAACTGAGAGCAAATCTCTTTTGATATTTCTCCACGAAAAGAACATCTAATTTAATTTGATGTTTTTATGAAATCCTAGAACAGTTGTTTTTCCCATGTTCAGTGAGCTTTTTTGGATATAAGACTTCTCACCATGATAGTAGAACCAGGACTTACCTTTATTCCCAGAGTATACACAGGGCAGTGTGCATTGTTTTGCCCAGCCAGGCACATTCAAGGAAGATCCGTGAGGTCATTTCAGCTTTGATATATGAGGCGCTTTCCATGGTGTCAGGGGAAGCACGTAGATAACCCAGACTGGTCCTTGTCCTCAAGTTGCTTACAGCCTAGTTAGGGAGAAAAGGTGTTCAGGACACGTTGCTGCTGCCACCTAGCCATCTCCCAGGAGGGACCTAGTAGGAGACTTGGATGGTCAAAACCATGACTGCACAGAGGAGGCTGTGCTTAAGGAAGGcaggaaaggcttcctggagaggGGGTAAGAACTGGAGCCGGATCGTGAAGGTAGGCAGAAAGAAGTGAGCAAAGGCTTGCAAGGaaggaagaatcacctgagcagAGACCCATGGGGATGCAGAGATGTCCAGAGGACAGTGAGGAAGAAGGGGCTGAGTAGGATGAGACCCAGCAAGTCGGCTGGGTGGGGGCAGCAGTGTTCCAGCTCCATCAACTGGCCCGTCTAATAGTTAAGAATACAGCCTTCTCCTACCATAGGTTTAGCAGCCAGTTGTGGGCTCTGAAAGAGGGAGCAGAGATAGCCCCAGGACAGTGAGTGGATTTGTGTCTCTATCCAGTGTGGATAAATCTTGGAAGGAGCTCAGTAATGTCCTCTCAGGGATCTTCTGCGCCTCTCTCAACTTCATCGACTCCACCAACACGGTCACTCCCACTGCCTCCTTCAAACCCCTGGGTCTGGCCAATGGTGAGATAACCCCTACAGCccattccttcttcttcttcttacctCCTGCCCAAACCTTTGCCTCCTTTTCCCTCAGTTTCCTGCTTCCTCAGCCTGGGCTAGATCCTAAGTCCCCTGTGTGTGCAGGCCCCCAATACTGTGCCATCTCTGCATGCTTTCTCCCAAGGAGAGAAGGGAGTCCCACTCCCAGCTGTGACTGTCCAGACTGTGGTGCTAGAGGTGGTGTGGGGAGCAGGAGGGTCATTCCCATCTCTGGAGTGTGGATCCTGAGGGGTCAGAGCCCAAGGCCCACCCCAGACAGACCTCTGTCTCCCTCAGACACTGACCACTACTTTCTGCGCTATGCTGTGCTGCCGCGGGAGGTGGTCTGCACTGAAAACCTCACCCCCTGGAAGAAGCTCTTGCCCTGTAGTTCCAAGGTGAGGCCGCGCAGCCTGGCAGCCGGGGGCATGTATAGAGAACCTGCGCCCCATGTCAAGTGCTCCATATGGGGCTTCTCTTCTCttatctctttctgtctcctccaGGCAGGCCTCTCTGTGCTGCTGAAGGCGGATCGCTTGTTCCACACCAGCTACCACTCCCAGGCAGTGCATATCCGCCCTGTTTGCAGAGTAAGTCACGGGGAGTAGAGGAAGCTGCCATCCAGGGGCTCAGAGAAGGTACATGTAAAGCATGTGGCCAGTGTCTGGCTTGGGCTGAGTGAGCACTGAGTGGTACATGTGATGATGGTTATTCAGGGCATTGGCCAAGcaccaagaaaacagtggttgcCTAGCAAggactgaataaatatttgtcatgGAAAATAGTGGTTCAGAACAATAGCTACGCGGGTGCAATTGCTAGCTCAGTCACTTGCCAGCTGGCGTAACCTCGGGTGAATCATTTCATTCCCCTGAGCCTGGTTTCCCACCCTGTCACATGACATTGATAGTAGAATCCACTCGTAGGGTTGTTGTGATAGTTTATCAAACTGACGCACATAAAGCTGTCAGCACAGGGTCTGACACGGGGTCAAGTGCTCAGGAGTGGGTGGTAGCAAATCGATGGATGTGACGATACATAGATGAGGGATTGAGTTTGAGTAGGGGTCTTTTTTGGGGCTGTGTGGTTGGGTGAGAGTGATACCCCCTCACTGCTGCCATCTGGCCCTTGTGATAGAATGCACGCTGTACTAGCATCTCCTGGGAGCTGAGGCAGACCCTGTCAGTTGTATTTGATGCCTTCATCACGGGGCAGGGGAAGAAAGGTAAGTTACCTTGGCAACTCATCTCTACCCACCCATGCCAGCCCTGCCTTATCTATGTGGACTAGGCCTAGACCTGGCCCCTGCTCAGCCCTGCTCTCTGTTTCTCAGACTGGTCCCTCTTCCGGATGTTCTCTCGAACCCTCACGGAGCCCTGCCCCCTGGCTTCAGAGAGCCGAGTCTATGTGGACATCACCAGCTACAACCAGGTAACAAGGTCtccaaccacacacacaaacacatcccTGGTccccaagaccagcctgcccgCTCTGCTTGCTTCTTAGCCCTGCCTTTGTGTCCCCAGGACAACGAGACATTAGAGGTGAACCCACCCCCGACCACTACATATCAGGACATCATCCTAGGCACTCGGAAGACCTATGCCATCTATGACTTGCTTGACACCGCCATGATCAACAACTCTCGAAACCTCAACATCCAGCTCAAGTGGAAGAGACCCCCAGAGAatggtgagtgggtggatggttGGACTGCCAGGTTGCAACAGCTACAGAGAAAAGACTCACaatcccatgtctttgctgtaAGATGATAGGGTTGTATTTAGACCAGATCTCCAGAGTCATATGCTGCTGACTCTAGCACTTCCAAGCTCTATGATTTTGGGTAGGTTCCTAAACTCCCCAAGCTTCAGCATCcacatctgaaaaataaagagtataCTCAGTGAATTGGATGAGATGATGTGAAAAATGGAGTTAGTTCATGCATTTGCTTAATCAACCAAATACTTTTGAATTCATACTAAGTCCAGGCATAGAGTGTTGAATAGGACAGAGGACACTGCACTCAAGAAATACAATGTCTACTAGTTGAGGGCAGGTGTCAGTTAATTACAGTTGTAGTTCAGTTCCCTTACCAAGGGAAAGAGCAGAATATCCTGAGAGGACCTGGTTTGGGTTCGAAGGGGGCACGGTGTTCGTCACATAAGCACTTTGATACCAGCAACCTATTGTCATCATTGCTTGTTGGCTGGGGAAGACAGGGATGATTCCAGAACCCAGATTGCCCAGTTTCAGCGGCAGGACTGTTCCCCCATCTACTCATTGGCTTGGGACTCTGAACATGGCCTGGGCAGTTGGGGTGGGGAGTGACTCTTACCTTTGGCAGCTGTTGACTGTTGATATTTCTTTACACAGAGGCCCCCCCAGTGCCCTTCCTGCATGCCCAGCGGTACGTGAGCGGCTATGGGCTGCAGAAGGGGGAGCTGAGCACACTGCTGTACAACACCCACCCATACCGGGCCTTCCCAGTGCTGCTGCTGGACACTGTACCCTGGTATCTGCGGCTGTATGTGCACACCCTCACCATCACCTCCAAGGGCAAGGAGAACAAACCAAGTGAGGACCTGAGTCCTGAACCAGGCCCCCAGCCCACCCTTTCATGCCCTCTCCAGGTCCCCCAAACTCTCATTTCCCTTGGTAGTTCCTGAAGTACCTCTGAAAGTGACACAGGCATAAAGAGTAAGGAATAGTTTCAGAACTGGAACGGGAGCCTCACTGTGCCAGGTTCAGAAGTAATTTATAAAACGGAAATCATTAAAACACATCATACTGGTGATTCTTAATAGGACTGTACAAGGACAATAGCTTCCTTTTTCACTTACTTTTGCCTCCTTTCTGGAGCGTTGGGTTTTGTGATGATTCATAGACTCTTTAAGGTAGGGAAAGGGCTTGGCAATGTTGGGCTTTTGAAGCTAGGAAGATAGCAGAGCTGGAGTAGATGGTGTTTTGCTTCCTTGGGAGGGGTAAAGAGGTACAGTtaattagaatttaaaacaaatttttatttttattaaaatttatttttttattatttttctaaagagaAGATATTATTAGTGCTTCCTATTAGGTGCCAGGTATAGTACTAAAAcacttgcttttcttttgtgtAGGGGGAGACTAGTAGTAAAGTAAAAGGCCTCTGAGGAAGAGGTTGTACCATATCCCAAACAGCCAAACTTAAACACCTTTCAGTACTTTCATTGATTCCTATGTTTTCAAACCTATGGTGAATAGTTTCACTTATTTTCAGCACCCATTATTTGTACCACCTTCAAAATCTCTATTTCAGATATCCTAGCTGTGTATGCTGTAggtttttctgttattattattttaaaacttctcctTTGGAAAATTTCAACCCGAACCCAAACAGAATAGTGTAATAATCCCCTGTACCCACCCTgcagcttttttttgtttgtttgttttaggagaCAGGCtgttgttctgtcacccaggctggagtgtagtggcatgatcatggctcattgcagtctcagactcctgggctcaagcagtcctcctacctcagcttccccagggctataggcatgaaccaccatgcctttaattttttcatagagacagggtcttgttatgttacacaggctggcctcaaactcctggcctcaagcaattctcctgccttggcctcctaaagtgctaggattataggtgtaagccactgcctGCTGGTGTATCTTAAAGCAAATCTTAGACAATGCATCAATTAACCTTTAAATActtcaaggatttttaaaaatgtaaccatGTCATTACCACTTCTGTTTTC includes:
- the PIGT gene encoding GPI transamidase component PIG-T isoform X1 codes for the protein MAAAMPLALLVLLLLGPRGWCLAEPPRDSLREELVVTPLPSGDVAATFQFRTRWDSELQRKGVSHYRLFPKALGQLISKYSLRELHLSFTQGFWRTRYWGPPFLQAPSGAELWVWFQDTVTDVDKSWKELSNVLSGIFCASLNFIDSTNTVTPTASFKPLGLANDTDHYFLRYAVLPREVVCTENLTPWKKLLPCSSKAGLSVLLKADRLFHTSYHSQAVHIRPVCRNARCTSISWELRQTLSVVFDAFITGQGKKDWSLFRMFSRTLTEPCPLASESRVYVDITSYNQDNETLEVNPPPTTTYQDIILGTRKTYAIYDLLDTAMINNSRNLNIQLKWKRPPENEAPPVPFLHAQRYVSGYGLQKGELSTLLYNTHPYRAFPVLLLDTVPWYLRLYVHTLTITSKGKENKPSYIHYQPAQDRLQPHLLEMLIQLPANSVTKVSIQFERALLKWTEYTPDPNHGFYVSPSVLSALVPSVVAAKPVDWEESPLFNSLFPVSDGSNYFVRLYTEPLLVNLPTPDFSMPYNVICLTCTVVAVCYGSFYNLLTRTFHIEEPRTGGLAKRLANLIRRARGVPPL
- the PIGT gene encoding GPI transamidase component PIG-T isoform X2; its protein translation is MAAAMPLALLVLLLLGPRGWCLAEPPRDSLREELVVTPLPSGDVAATFQFRTRWDSELQRKGVSHYRLFPKALGQLISKYSLRELHLSFTQGFWRTRYWGPPFLQAPSDTDHYFLRYAVLPREVVCTENLTPWKKLLPCSSKAGLSVLLKADRLFHTSYHSQAVHIRPVCRNARCTSISWELRQTLSVVFDAFITGQGKKDWSLFRMFSRTLTEPCPLASESRVYVDITSYNQDNETLEVNPPPTTTYQDIILGTRKTYAIYDLLDTAMINNSRNLNIQLKWKRPPENEAPPVPFLHAQRYVSGYGLQKGELSTLLYNTHPYRAFPVLLLDTVPWYLRLYVHTLTITSKGKENKPSYIHYQPAQDRLQPHLLEMLIQLPANSVTKVSIQFERALLKWTEYTPDPNHGFYVSPSVLSALVPSVVAAKPVDWEESPLFNSLFPVSDGSNYFVRLYTEPLLVNLPTPDFSMPYNVICLTCTVVAVCYGSFYNLLTRTFHIEEPRTGGLAKRLANLIRRARGVPPL